One window from the genome of Streptomyces sp. T12 encodes:
- a CDS encoding DUF3560 domain-containing protein, producing MTDRQMITTPALNAMSGHGLTDAHVIVMSDAELYPERQGQSVTGRAVAYSVFCPATERFSLITLDGRWIIPGREGYKTRGPVKSFARKNITDVRPDGMVILEPVRHNGRYAVSRFGGRKSGICRGTVSISRYGYSCGCGAELSFNDIHLPGWTIVTDGRRGTHTQSYAIRSEHAVEWSSDVAMSYDAPVAVGAPESAPVEAPEETAAPVEESAPVEAPAPVEPVTGDGTALPFGTYRLNVPGARTVREARPLVIGGRTVTAVVESSGWTLFAGGEILAEGGTWEIEGDACEWFAARAMDATADTVTPGIVWKRDGNGAYGSKRHVVTVDGRWSFRVDVTGSKDVESYSAPLLLQEGRDKGVKVPTIQVADYSTYTREACERDIQAWLNTEVRARESRHAELYAAGKTPRPAEYRGVCVECRIKAPHKTRCDCAGWKSWASAERDRADMARLFKACRKASDARVAGVEAPAGYLGWSAPTRTSEWAPVDYAPGTMLAWEIEGVAYTGQVWATDCSSGAWSGDSYADSADVVIIATVDGRRATRAEAVAVPFFHGSRRGTPYALVSVPYGVADNGAVQRYRADVTVIAAECAADGLFDVADVQDVTEDVNDAHADVQGDAPARELTPEEERFGYVKGSDTPADGHGYRPECARGEHVWTRPGWENGYEGRAAVLAPHVRPKDARKAMELFPAMARMIGGEQATDADGNAFVSMVGVRCAFARTGEQMYDFRSDVMARVGDPYRITFPDGQEHKGSWSEIERVLFEWVVINRPDMVCAHAEAHADGENTKRCIAEDMAAEKAEQERAAAAAHAEVEFQAERLELAWGFWSNDVHGMSREDEDKVYDVYEAGYRAVRTARDARARNSEWSVQGEEDTAKRAADWLYENARRIGGEIPEPAPVQAPAPVAPAVRALPDVDSTPDAIEAWEGEGGAVPGVAIPSPAPEGEPSDGDATADAAESEAYAAETAPEPAASTGFDANTSSEDRTPGGEGGFSRELDAYASEKGVETCEACGRERHPDTALYVGACRPQFWTYCSRANTGQGAIIPTGVQEEEAAAADPGAVEAAADGEGQDVSEESADIVIRHTPADGTTVEGTSKGDKAGAILRRKEYGRRGGMAFRWGYDIQAWYLRNSRDGDADMWTVRKLRGYLEEAGYTVAVVIDNDAERAYADAVQEQYDRAEDRAERYSGYAANASARSEGAWKASHAIADHMTGEPIKVGHHSERRHRRDIERMDNHMRRSIQEEKKAAYHASRAISAEHFEEFKKNPARTLRRLDGPEGLRKQLRDVDKWAAGNSACGYTRSTTAEGLETLARERRRIVEKIAYWEEVIAEAERQGFKVWGKADFERGDFVHTGGTWREVLRVNAKSVTVPHILTRTGVPVVRSEDRTCTAGTVYYGRPSPCKGGKRCTCDTSTITYDTVQGWASAADIARMEAAEAEPEAERTVCPHCKRVANGEKRFSMARGMCTVCGYARPQNFKPKPVPVVVEGQAEEEPAPTEVAGTVEISGEGSPAEGGQGFEAADDPAPTDELPEPAPERPARPAAPAPVAVPELEPAGDPAQVADDMPDPAPGRGPRAFGDMVAVFMASQGGSPARQRVLWWMPRRDAQAVCSDARTSGARFMLCWTAEPGEHGTDWDFVTDDGRFGEVLRDAYARPVTAEGYAERRPGTCHPERWCGHAWPCGRDVEAWRVKQPKSKRELQRERQAEARARKAESACAGRVAGVTVDEVKATVSAVARCADVVSDPSGVEVFDGESGAPVEVTQCQALPASPVRKAIEAGVRKPIVTPYAPAPRDTPVESPEVRQVRALVARLREADDVEVLQEQAARNWFEASVEPVAVVEGQEEHQDQDTPVLSWDEIAEELRELRAELQGDGQESEDGPSLTWDEVRRGLVALRREVSPARPVPPPVRPVRIPRRLQREALTIAASAALVTVAAGQVAEMMPYRW from the coding sequence ATGACCGACCGTCAGATGATCACCACTCCCGCCCTCAACGCGATGTCCGGGCACGGTCTGACGGATGCCCATGTGATCGTGATGTCTGACGCTGAGCTGTACCCGGAGCGTCAGGGGCAGAGCGTCACGGGGCGTGCGGTCGCCTACAGCGTGTTCTGTCCGGCCACGGAACGGTTCTCCCTGATCACCCTTGACGGCCGTTGGATCATCCCGGGGCGGGAGGGTTACAAGACTCGGGGGCCGGTTAAGTCGTTCGCGCGGAAGAACATCACGGACGTGCGCCCGGACGGCATGGTCATTCTGGAGCCGGTACGCCACAACGGCCGGTACGCGGTGTCTCGGTTCGGGGGCCGGAAGTCGGGCATCTGCCGGGGGACGGTGTCTATCAGCCGGTACGGCTACTCGTGCGGGTGTGGCGCTGAACTGTCGTTCAACGACATTCACCTTCCGGGGTGGACGATCGTGACGGACGGCCGTAGGGGTACGCACACTCAGTCGTACGCGATTCGCTCCGAGCATGCCGTTGAGTGGTCGAGTGATGTGGCCATGAGCTACGACGCGCCGGTTGCGGTCGGTGCGCCCGAGTCGGCCCCCGTGGAGGCTCCGGAGGAGACTGCCGCGCCCGTGGAGGAGTCGGCCCCGGTAGAGGCTCCGGCGCCCGTGGAGCCGGTTACGGGGGACGGTACGGCTCTGCCGTTCGGGACGTACCGGCTGAACGTTCCGGGCGCCCGTACGGTCCGTGAGGCTCGCCCCCTGGTCATCGGGGGCCGTACGGTCACGGCCGTTGTCGAGTCGTCCGGCTGGACCCTGTTTGCTGGGGGCGAGATTCTCGCGGAGGGCGGCACGTGGGAAATCGAGGGCGACGCGTGCGAGTGGTTCGCCGCGCGCGCCATGGACGCTACGGCGGACACCGTGACCCCGGGGATCGTGTGGAAGCGCGACGGGAACGGCGCGTACGGCAGCAAGCGGCACGTCGTCACGGTGGACGGCCGTTGGTCGTTCCGTGTGGACGTCACGGGGTCGAAGGATGTGGAGTCGTACAGCGCTCCCCTGCTGCTCCAAGAGGGGCGAGACAAGGGCGTCAAGGTCCCGACGATTCAGGTTGCGGACTACTCGACGTACACGCGTGAGGCGTGCGAGCGGGACATTCAGGCGTGGCTGAACACGGAGGTTCGGGCGCGCGAGTCTCGCCACGCTGAGCTGTACGCGGCCGGTAAGACTCCCCGTCCGGCGGAGTACCGGGGGGTGTGTGTGGAGTGCCGTATCAAGGCTCCGCACAAGACCCGTTGTGACTGCGCGGGTTGGAAGTCGTGGGCGAGCGCGGAGCGGGACCGTGCCGACATGGCGCGGCTGTTCAAGGCATGCCGCAAGGCCAGTGACGCGCGCGTGGCGGGTGTGGAGGCTCCGGCCGGCTACCTGGGCTGGTCGGCTCCGACCCGTACGAGTGAGTGGGCACCGGTCGACTACGCCCCGGGAACCATGCTGGCTTGGGAGATTGAGGGCGTGGCCTACACGGGTCAGGTGTGGGCGACCGATTGCAGCTCTGGCGCGTGGTCGGGAGACTCGTACGCTGATTCTGCGGATGTGGTGATCATCGCGACGGTGGACGGCCGTAGGGCGACGCGAGCGGAAGCTGTCGCGGTTCCGTTCTTCCATGGGTCGCGTAGGGGCACCCCGTACGCGCTCGTGTCCGTCCCGTACGGGGTGGCGGACAACGGGGCAGTTCAGCGCTACCGGGCGGACGTGACCGTGATCGCTGCTGAGTGCGCGGCTGACGGGCTATTTGATGTGGCGGACGTCCAGGACGTCACGGAGGACGTGAACGACGCTCACGCGGACGTACAGGGCGACGCTCCGGCGCGTGAACTCACCCCCGAAGAGGAGCGGTTCGGATACGTCAAGGGCAGTGACACCCCGGCGGATGGTCACGGGTACCGGCCGGAGTGCGCGCGTGGCGAGCACGTGTGGACGCGCCCCGGTTGGGAGAACGGCTACGAGGGGCGCGCGGCTGTGCTAGCTCCGCACGTCCGGCCGAAGGATGCACGTAAGGCTATGGAGCTGTTCCCGGCCATGGCGCGCATGATCGGGGGCGAACAGGCGACCGACGCGGACGGGAACGCGTTCGTGTCCATGGTCGGCGTGCGCTGCGCGTTCGCGCGGACCGGTGAGCAGATGTACGACTTCCGCTCTGACGTGATGGCGCGTGTCGGCGACCCGTACCGGATCACGTTCCCGGACGGCCAGGAGCACAAGGGGTCTTGGTCGGAGATCGAGCGGGTTCTGTTCGAGTGGGTGGTCATCAACCGGCCGGACATGGTGTGTGCGCACGCTGAGGCGCACGCCGATGGTGAGAACACGAAGCGCTGCATCGCTGAGGACATGGCAGCCGAGAAGGCCGAGCAGGAGCGCGCGGCGGCTGCCGCTCACGCAGAGGTGGAGTTCCAGGCGGAGCGGTTGGAACTGGCCTGGGGCTTCTGGTCGAACGATGTGCACGGCATGTCCCGTGAGGACGAGGACAAGGTGTACGACGTGTACGAGGCCGGTTACCGCGCGGTCCGTACGGCCCGTGACGCGCGCGCCCGTAACTCCGAGTGGAGTGTTCAGGGTGAGGAGGACACGGCGAAGCGTGCGGCTGACTGGCTGTACGAGAACGCGCGCCGGATCGGCGGGGAGATCCCGGAGCCTGCCCCCGTCCAGGCTCCGGCGCCGGTTGCTCCGGCCGTGCGCGCCCTTCCGGACGTCGACAGCACCCCGGACGCGATCGAGGCATGGGAGGGCGAGGGCGGCGCCGTTCCGGGCGTGGCCATCCCCTCCCCGGCCCCCGAGGGTGAGCCGTCCGACGGTGACGCCACGGCGGACGCTGCGGAGTCTGAGGCGTACGCGGCGGAGACCGCTCCGGAGCCGGCGGCTTCCACAGGATTTGACGCGAACACTTCAAGCGAGGATCGCACTCCCGGCGGGGAAGGGGGGTTTTCCCGGGAACTTGACGCGTACGCGTCAGAAAAGGGGGTGGAGACGTGTGAGGCGTGCGGGCGTGAGCGGCACCCGGACACGGCGCTGTATGTGGGGGCGTGCCGCCCGCAGTTCTGGACGTATTGCAGCCGCGCCAACACGGGTCAGGGAGCGATCATCCCGACTGGTGTGCAGGAGGAGGAGGCCGCCGCGGCTGACCCCGGCGCCGTCGAGGCGGCGGCCGATGGTGAGGGCCAGGACGTGAGCGAAGAGAGCGCCGACATCGTCATCCGGCACACCCCCGCCGACGGTACGACCGTTGAGGGCACCAGCAAGGGCGACAAGGCCGGGGCGATCCTGCGCCGTAAGGAGTACGGGCGCCGGGGCGGTATGGCGTTCCGCTGGGGCTACGACATTCAGGCGTGGTACCTGCGTAACTCGCGTGACGGGGATGCGGACATGTGGACCGTGCGCAAGCTGCGCGGCTACCTGGAAGAGGCCGGGTACACGGTGGCCGTGGTCATCGACAACGACGCCGAGCGCGCTTACGCCGATGCGGTGCAGGAGCAGTACGACCGGGCCGAGGACCGGGCCGAGCGCTACAGCGGATACGCGGCGAACGCGTCGGCTCGTAGCGAGGGGGCGTGGAAGGCGTCGCACGCCATCGCCGATCACATGACGGGTGAGCCGATCAAGGTGGGGCACCACTCCGAGCGGCGCCACCGTCGGGACATCGAGCGCATGGATAACCACATGCGGCGCTCGATCCAGGAGGAGAAGAAGGCCGCCTATCACGCGTCGCGGGCGATCTCTGCGGAGCACTTCGAGGAGTTCAAGAAGAACCCCGCGCGCACCCTGCGCCGCCTGGACGGCCCGGAGGGTCTGCGTAAGCAGCTCCGCGACGTCGACAAGTGGGCGGCGGGCAACTCGGCCTGTGGCTACACGCGGTCGACCACTGCGGAGGGGCTGGAGACGCTGGCCCGTGAGCGGCGCCGCATCGTGGAAAAGATCGCGTATTGGGAAGAGGTCATTGCCGAGGCTGAGCGGCAGGGCTTCAAGGTGTGGGGTAAGGCCGATTTTGAGCGCGGTGACTTCGTTCACACGGGCGGCACGTGGCGTGAGGTGCTGCGGGTGAACGCCAAGAGCGTGACCGTGCCGCACATCCTCACCCGTACCGGGGTGCCGGTGGTGCGTTCGGAGGACCGCACCTGCACGGCCGGAACCGTGTACTACGGCCGTCCGTCGCCGTGCAAGGGCGGCAAGCGGTGCACCTGCGACACTTCGACGATCACCTATGACACGGTGCAGGGTTGGGCGAGTGCCGCTGACATTGCGCGGATGGAGGCGGCGGAGGCGGAGCCCGAGGCTGAGCGCACGGTGTGTCCGCACTGCAAGCGCGTCGCGAACGGTGAGAAGCGGTTCAGCATGGCGCGCGGCATGTGCACCGTGTGCGGGTACGCCCGTCCGCAGAACTTCAAGCCCAAGCCGGTACCGGTCGTGGTCGAGGGCCAGGCCGAGGAGGAGCCCGCGCCCACGGAGGTTGCCGGCACGGTGGAAATCTCCGGTGAGGGCTCGCCGGCCGAGGGTGGCCAGGGTTTCGAGGCGGCCGACGATCCGGCACCGACTGACGAGCTGCCGGAGCCTGCCCCTGAGCGGCCGGCGCGTCCGGCCGCCCCGGCCCCGGTGGCCGTGCCGGAGCTGGAGCCCGCCGGCGATCCGGCGCAGGTCGCCGATGACATGCCCGACCCCGCCCCTGGGCGCGGCCCGCGTGCGTTCGGGGACATGGTGGCTGTGTTCATGGCGTCGCAGGGTGGCAGCCCGGCCCGTCAGCGGGTGCTGTGGTGGATGCCCCGGCGGGATGCTCAGGCGGTGTGCTCCGATGCGCGTACGTCGGGCGCGCGGTTCATGTTGTGCTGGACGGCTGAGCCGGGCGAGCACGGTACGGACTGGGATTTCGTCACGGACGACGGCCGGTTCGGTGAGGTGCTGCGGGATGCGTACGCGCGGCCGGTGACGGCTGAGGGGTACGCGGAGCGGCGGCCGGGCACGTGCCACCCCGAGCGGTGGTGTGGTCATGCGTGGCCGTGCGGGCGCGACGTCGAGGCGTGGCGGGTCAAGCAGCCCAAGAGCAAGCGGGAGTTGCAGCGCGAGCGGCAAGCTGAGGCGCGAGCGCGTAAGGCTGAGTCGGCGTGCGCGGGCAGGGTCGCCGGCGTCACGGTGGACGAGGTCAAGGCGACGGTTTCGGCGGTTGCTCGCTGCGCTGACGTCGTGTCCGACCCGTCCGGCGTCGAGGTGTTCGACGGGGAGAGCGGGGCACCGGTCGAGGTGACACAGTGCCAGGCGCTCCCCGCTTCCCCGGTGCGCAAGGCCATCGAGGCGGGCGTGCGCAAGCCGATCGTCACGCCGTACGCTCCCGCCCCACGCGACACGCCGGTGGAGTCGCCCGAGGTGCGCCAGGTGCGGGCGCTGGTGGCGCGGCTGCGTGAGGCCGATGATGTCGAGGTTCTCCAGGAGCAGGCCGCGCGCAATTGGTTCGAGGCCTCTGTAGAGCCGGTGGCCGTCGTCGAAGGCCAGGAGGAGCACCAGGACCAGGACACGCCCGTACTCTCCTGGGATGAAATCGCCGAGGAGCTGCGGGAGCTGCGGGCAGAACTGCAGGGCGACGGCCAGGAGTCGGAGGACGGGCCGTCGCTGACCTGGGACGAGGTCAGGCGCGGACTGGTGGCGCTGAGGCGGGAGGTCTCTCCGGCGCGGCCGGTGCCCCCGCCGGTGCGGCCGGTCCGGATTCCCCGACGGCTACAGCGAGAAGCCCTGACGATCGCGGCGAGTGCGGCGCTGGTCACCGTGGCAGCCGGGCAGGTGGCCGAGATGATGCCGTACAGGTGGTGA
- a CDS encoding GntR family transcriptional regulator, translated as MGGTAPGTDLGTNGTFDYFEARALQIADDITRRIAHAMPGAPFPSYDDLNDIYGTSRRTLARACAILRDRGLIRRVESWRGSGHEITDRRQTGGGAAEGFWDRIKTARAGNGPLWPTPGEADTCPVCGGGRRGEPHPVWGWACSSCVRTGAVITHHS; from the coding sequence ATGGGCGGTACTGCCCCCGGTACTGACCTCGGTACTAACGGTACTTTCGACTACTTCGAGGCCCGAGCCCTCCAGATCGCCGACGACATCACCCGGCGCATCGCCCACGCCATGCCCGGCGCTCCCTTCCCGTCGTACGACGACCTCAACGACATCTACGGCACGTCCCGCCGCACCCTGGCCCGCGCCTGCGCCATCCTCCGCGACCGCGGCCTCATCCGCCGGGTGGAGTCCTGGCGGGGGAGCGGCCACGAGATCACCGACCGCAGGCAGACCGGCGGGGGAGCTGCCGAAGGCTTCTGGGACCGGATCAAGACCGCACGCGCCGGCAACGGCCCCCTCTGGCCCACTCCCGGCGAAGCAGACACCTGCCCCGTCTGCGGCGGAGGCCGACGCGGCGAACCCCACCCCGTATGGGGCTGGGCCTGTTCTTCCTGCGTCCGCACCGGAGCCGTCATCACCCACCACTCCTGA
- a CDS encoding DUF2637 domain-containing protein, with translation MAIPVDVDTIDKTLSEYETEIKRMTEAGLLVDSSPAAEQPPEQTPDTPEPPSKPRRWPLWLLLAISVLGAVIVGVIGFAGSYSAVQRLALDHGISPSIARWVPIGVDAGIASFLCLDLALAMMRLPVPVLRPAAHLLTAATVWFNAAGAWAQGDWTGTGLHAVLPVLFVIAVESGRNAVAQLAGIEDGTRMDGVRLSRWLLAPLPTFLLWRRMRLWEITSYTDALKLERLRRACARYIKQRYGKVRKAPVEVCSYWEDVSDGSVRDLDRDGMLSALAAICVEADENARAMARNSRKSSRKRRVDMATTLAGKGKWATRGEKAEDDERPLKPADLAKVRRVAKALGGADKLSVRIVKHAIGGGQNRYLIRLRNAVQEEARAAAQTTD, from the coding sequence ATGGCCATCCCCGTGGACGTCGACACCATCGACAAGACGCTGTCCGAGTACGAGACCGAGATCAAACGCATGACCGAGGCCGGGCTGCTCGTCGACTCCAGCCCCGCCGCCGAGCAGCCACCCGAGCAGACCCCAGACACGCCCGAGCCCCCCAGCAAGCCCCGCCGATGGCCCCTCTGGCTCCTCCTCGCAATCTCCGTCCTCGGGGCGGTCATCGTCGGCGTCATCGGCTTCGCCGGTTCCTACAGCGCCGTGCAGCGTCTCGCCCTCGACCACGGCATCAGCCCGTCCATCGCCCGATGGGTCCCGATCGGCGTGGACGCCGGGATCGCCTCGTTCCTCTGCCTTGATCTCGCGCTCGCCATGATGCGCCTGCCCGTCCCCGTGCTCCGCCCGGCCGCGCACCTGCTGACCGCAGCCACGGTGTGGTTCAACGCCGCCGGCGCATGGGCGCAAGGCGACTGGACCGGCACCGGCCTGCATGCCGTGCTGCCCGTCCTGTTCGTGATCGCTGTCGAGTCCGGCCGCAACGCCGTCGCTCAGCTCGCGGGCATCGAGGACGGAACGCGCATGGACGGCGTCCGGCTGTCCCGCTGGCTCCTGGCGCCCCTCCCGACCTTCCTCCTGTGGCGCCGCATGCGCCTGTGGGAGATCACCTCCTACACCGACGCCCTCAAGCTCGAACGCCTCCGCCGCGCCTGCGCCCGGTACATCAAGCAGCGCTACGGAAAGGTCCGCAAGGCGCCGGTAGAGGTCTGCTCCTACTGGGAGGACGTCAGCGACGGAAGCGTCCGCGACCTTGACCGTGACGGGATGCTATCCGCCCTCGCCGCCATCTGTGTCGAGGCCGACGAAAACGCCCGAGCGATGGCACGCAACAGCCGCAAGTCTTCCCGGAAACGACGCGTCGACATGGCCACAACCCTTGCCGGTAAAGGGAAGTGGGCCACTCGGGGGGAGAAGGCGGAGGACGACGAGCGGCCGCTCAAGCCGGCGGATCTGGCAAAGGTCCGCAGGGTTGCGAAGGCCCTCGGCGGAGCCGACAAGCTCTCCGTCCGCATCGTGAAGCACGCCATCGGTGGCGGACAGAACCGCTACCTCATCCGCCTTCGCAACGCGGTTCAGGAAGAGGCCAGGGCCGCCGCCCAGACCACTGACTAA
- a CDS encoding ParA family protein: MSSPYPQGDREKVASKLPSALQQELKIRCAELGLDIQDAVTTAITNWRASTSTSLDVDTTGAKSFSTWLPPGLYDQFKDTCTDRGVSYTQGLAQSIRLWLDDNPSPRQGGRGAEPRRIITVNQKGGVGKTAVSLGLAEAYAEDEEAGMAALRRYIESLTYNECKRIGRTKKELLDATAEWTLGGKRVLLVDYDPQGHLSDQLGILQIPPKHDSLVTHMIGEGEGDLRDLVVTIEDPRFQGRLDVLPAAFDGFLLDSRIALTAANSRGFQKEAALERALRPLEEYYDVIVIDCPPSLGLATDAALYYGRRRRNEKRGRSGVIIPVLAEDSSATAYMMLVQQIEDLCKDLGLEVDYLGLVVNLYDSRRGFVATSSLDNWNSLEDQRVLAVIDDLKEQREAVRMKQALLSYAPASKQANAMRMIAMGAAG; encoded by the coding sequence ATGTCCTCTCCATACCCCCAAGGAGACCGGGAAAAGGTAGCGTCCAAGCTGCCCTCGGCGCTCCAGCAAGAACTCAAGATCCGCTGCGCCGAACTCGGCCTGGACATCCAGGACGCCGTCACCACGGCCATTACCAACTGGCGCGCGAGCACTAGCACGAGCCTCGACGTCGACACCACAGGCGCCAAGTCCTTCAGTACCTGGCTCCCACCGGGCCTGTACGACCAGTTCAAGGACACCTGCACCGACCGTGGCGTCTCCTACACCCAGGGCCTGGCGCAGAGCATTCGCCTCTGGCTGGACGACAACCCCTCCCCACGGCAGGGCGGTCGGGGTGCCGAACCCCGGCGCATCATCACCGTGAACCAGAAGGGCGGCGTCGGGAAGACCGCCGTCTCCTTGGGCCTCGCCGAGGCGTACGCCGAGGACGAGGAAGCCGGAATGGCAGCCCTGCGGCGCTACATCGAGTCACTGACCTACAACGAGTGCAAGCGGATCGGCAGGACTAAGAAGGAGCTTCTCGACGCAACCGCCGAGTGGACCCTTGGCGGCAAGCGGGTTCTCCTCGTCGACTACGACCCGCAAGGACACCTCAGCGACCAACTCGGCATCCTGCAGATCCCGCCGAAGCATGACAGCCTCGTCACCCACATGATCGGCGAGGGCGAGGGAGACCTGCGCGACCTGGTCGTGACGATCGAGGACCCCCGCTTCCAAGGACGCCTGGACGTCCTGCCGGCCGCATTCGACGGTTTCCTCCTCGACTCGAGGATCGCCCTGACTGCGGCCAACTCCCGCGGCTTCCAGAAGGAAGCCGCCCTCGAGCGCGCCCTGCGCCCGCTGGAGGAGTACTACGACGTCATCGTCATCGACTGCCCTCCCAGCCTCGGCCTCGCTACGGACGCCGCGCTCTACTACGGGCGCCGCCGGCGAAACGAGAAGCGAGGCAGGTCCGGAGTCATCATCCCGGTCCTCGCCGAAGACTCCTCCGCTACCGCCTACATGATGCTGGTGCAGCAGATCGAGGACCTCTGCAAGGACCTCGGTCTGGAAGTCGACTACCTCGGCCTGGTCGTGAACCTCTACGACTCCCGCCGCGGCTTCGTCGCCACCTCCTCCCTGGATAACTGGAACAGCCTGGAGGACCAGCGCGTCCTGGCCGTCATCGACGACCTGAAGGAACAACGCGAAGCCGTCCGTATGAAGCAGGCACTGCTGTCGTACGCGCCGGCCAGCAAGCAGGCGAACGCCATGCGGATGATCGCCATGGGGGCTGCAGGATGA
- a CDS encoding ParB/RepB/Spo0J family partition protein, with protein sequence MSKADKLGPGSAFGAAATARSSRRDAIESTIGAQAAATAAITDLPVTLISDNPDNPRNHLRNLEETVQTVREVGVLIPIVVATVDAYLHDRPDRDNDIDDGAQYIVVDGHRRLESARRVGMATIPVRVDNARVATDEALLEAAFIANYHRDDMTDLEEAHALQSLVDYYGSQTRASKRLGIPQNTISSKLSLLKLSPELQKDLVNGERTVEHVRNLGKLSPEEQKEKADERRAAADRRKPLQQTAGPPQSTDEEAQTKDQVEDTDQLSRRDNSEQEPSPPAAEETQPGEQAGQTGEVSRRDSPEPTPSRTSHQQETSPSGDEKRIPEPRPQDDGQSAAATETTQPLRLPYDQPPLVAMHLAQKMDEDGFFELLRLLNIKARELDRTRFEGLLATFTEAPSMQVD encoded by the coding sequence ATGAGCAAGGCAGACAAGCTCGGCCCGGGCTCAGCCTTCGGCGCTGCCGCTACCGCGCGCAGCTCCCGCCGCGACGCCATCGAGAGCACGATCGGGGCGCAGGCAGCCGCGACCGCAGCCATCACCGACCTGCCGGTGACCCTCATCAGTGACAACCCCGACAACCCGCGCAACCATCTGCGCAACCTTGAAGAGACGGTCCAGACCGTCCGGGAAGTCGGCGTCCTCATCCCCATCGTCGTCGCGACCGTGGACGCCTACCTGCACGACCGTCCCGACCGGGACAACGACATCGACGACGGCGCCCAGTACATCGTCGTCGACGGCCACCGCCGGCTCGAGTCAGCGCGCCGCGTCGGCATGGCCACGATCCCCGTACGCGTCGACAACGCACGCGTCGCCACCGACGAAGCCCTTCTCGAAGCCGCCTTCATTGCGAACTACCACCGCGACGACATGACGGACCTCGAGGAAGCCCACGCCCTCCAGTCCCTGGTCGACTACTACGGCAGTCAGACCAGAGCTTCCAAACGGCTCGGCATCCCGCAGAACACCATCTCCAGCAAGCTCTCCCTGCTGAAGCTGTCACCAGAACTCCAGAAGGACCTGGTGAACGGGGAGCGGACGGTCGAGCACGTCCGGAATCTGGGCAAGCTGTCGCCTGAGGAGCAGAAGGAGAAGGCGGATGAGCGGCGTGCTGCCGCTGACCGTCGAAAGCCCCTGCAACAGACGGCTGGACCTCCGCAGTCGACAGATGAGGAAGCTCAGACCAAAGACCAGGTCGAGGACACGGACCAACTATCACGCCGTGATAATTCCGAGCAGGAGCCCAGTCCGCCGGCGGCCGAGGAGACCCAGCCTGGAGAGCAGGCGGGGCAGACAGGCGAGGTATCACGCCGTGATAGTCCGGAGCCGACGCCAAGCCGGACGTCACATCAGCAAGAGACCAGCCCATCGGGAGACGAGAAGCGCATCCCGGAGCCGCGCCCGCAGGATGACGGGCAATCTGCTGCTGCCACGGAGACGACGCAGCCCCTGCGGCTGCCGTATGACCAACCCCCGCTCGTTGCCATGCACCTCGCACAGAAGATGGATGAGGATGGCTTCTTCGAACTCCTCCGACTCCTGAACATCAAGGCACGAGAACTCGACCGGACCAGGTTCGAGGGGTTGCTGGCCACCTTCACCGAAGCGCCGTCCATGCAGGTGGACTGA